Proteins encoded within one genomic window of Longimicrobium sp.:
- a CDS encoding sulfurtransferase — MTRTRKLIGAAALLLLAACPIPRELREQPPLPVHTEFTESANGLQRRLNDPATVILHVARNRAEYDAGHIPGARFLALSSIVTERNGLPNELPAVDALRDAFEAAGVSDNSRVVVYGDPLLAGRVFFTLDYLGHPPALLNGGLAAWRAAGHATETQEPAARRGTFTPRPQADRVVDADWVRQHLRDSTVVFVDARPPEEFSGATPGEGVQRPGHLPGARNVFWRNTLVSEADPTLRGPDVLRAFFRLAGARAQGEPAPYVTERPRYEPGDTTRPRRGERRQPPRRVEQKLGTTTVVTYCRTGVQASWDYYVARFLGYDVKMYDGSYIDWSRRGADYPVERAAQ, encoded by the coding sequence ATGACGAGGACGAGGAAGCTCATCGGCGCCGCCGCGCTGCTCCTGCTGGCGGCGTGCCCGATTCCGCGCGAGCTGCGCGAGCAGCCGCCGCTGCCGGTGCACACCGAGTTCACCGAGAGCGCCAACGGGCTGCAGCGGCGGCTGAACGACCCCGCCACGGTCATCCTGCACGTGGCCCGCAACCGCGCCGAATACGACGCCGGCCACATCCCCGGCGCGCGGTTCCTGGCGCTGTCGTCCATCGTCACCGAGCGCAACGGCCTGCCCAACGAGCTGCCGGCCGTGGACGCGCTGCGCGACGCGTTCGAGGCGGCGGGCGTGTCCGACAACAGCCGCGTGGTCGTCTACGGCGATCCGCTGCTGGCCGGGCGCGTGTTCTTCACGCTGGACTACCTGGGCCATCCCCCCGCGCTGCTGAACGGCGGTCTGGCCGCGTGGCGCGCCGCCGGGCACGCCACCGAGACGCAGGAGCCCGCCGCGCGCCGCGGCACCTTCACCCCGCGCCCGCAGGCCGACCGCGTGGTGGACGCCGACTGGGTGCGGCAGCACCTGCGCGACAGCACCGTGGTTTTCGTCGACGCGCGGCCGCCGGAGGAGTTCTCGGGCGCCACGCCGGGCGAGGGGGTGCAGCGCCCCGGCCACCTCCCCGGCGCGCGCAACGTGTTCTGGCGCAACACGCTGGTCAGCGAGGCGGACCCCACGCTGCGCGGCCCCGACGTGCTGCGCGCCTTCTTCCGCCTGGCCGGCGCGCGCGCGCAGGGCGAGCCGGCGCCGTACGTCACCGAGCGCCCGCGCTACGAGCCCGGCGACACCACGCGCCCGCGCCGCGGCGAGCGCCGCCAGCCGCCGCGCCGCGTGGAGCAGAAGCTGGGGACCACCACCGTCGTCACCTACTGCCGCACCGGCGTGCAGGCCAGCTGGGACTACTACGTCGCGCGCTTCCTGGGCTACGACGTGAAGATGTACGACGGCAGCTACATCGACTGGAGCCGCCGCGGCGCCGACTACCCGGTGGAGCGCGCGGCACAGTAG